The Oxyura jamaicensis isolate SHBP4307 breed ruddy duck chromosome 9, BPBGC_Ojam_1.0, whole genome shotgun sequence genome includes the window TGCACAAGTATTTTTGTTCCTCTACAGGTGATATTATTTAACTCTATTCAAGAGTTTTGTGGACACAGACTACCCCAAAGCTGTAAATTTTTTGTCTTTAGGAAAAACTTCAGGTTTAGTGATGTTGATTTGTGTACTGAGTTTGTGGTTCACCATCTCCCTGTCCCTTCACCGTGAAATCAAAATCTCATGCAGAAAGTATTCTCCTTATTTAACAAATATAAGCAAGAAACTTTGCTCTTTCAAGTCAATAACAACTTCAATTTAACTATAGAATTCTAAAGGAATACAGCTgacttttgcttgcttttcatctttaggactatgaatacagaaaaacagaattgttaAGAGAAAACAGGCCTTAAATGCATTTAGTCTATTTGCTTATTAGAGATTGGATTAATTATACAGCTCCAAGAAGGCAGAGATTAACAAAACCAGTTGCATAAGTAACATTAGATTTTCTACCTTTAAAGTATACTCCTGACTTAAAGGGAGCTCATTTGTTACTTAAAAGAACCAAGACAGAGGGCACTCAAACAGTTTTCCTTACTGCAAAGATTTAGAGAGCTTTGAGAAAAAGATTGTAGCAGGTCTTTACTTCTAGCACAGTTTGTCAATTATGCAGGTCCAGGTACACTTTCCGTAAAGCATTCAGAAGTGCTTAATACTTGTAACCAATTTACTTCATCTTAGACTAGTACAATAGTCTCTTTGACTCAGAAGTTCTATTTTCCTCGTATTTTGAGAGGTCCACACCAAAATGgagtagattttcttttttgaaccATATGCCTTAGCtcacattgcttttttaaaaaaacctttGAGACATACTGAATCAAGTTCAAAGTAAATGACATTTTCACCAAGCACTTCAAATTCTAGAAGCCCGTTATAGTTCATTTAATGATCATACAATCCAGACTCTCATCCTGTGAAGCAtgtaaaaaacataaaacacaacaGGCTACAATGTAGAAAGTTACAGTACAATACCAGAGCTATTCCAATAACAGTTTCTGAACAGAACTTGGGAccatcctcctccccctcccctggTTCACCCCCCAACCCCCACCCCAGCTATTCACATTTAAGTTCTATCCTCTTTTCACGTTTacatatattttgaataaacGGCTAAGAagtttgttgttctgttttggcTCAGTGGATCTTCAACACAGATATTCAAGTATtaagaaaatgcagctgaacAGGGATATGTGTCCTCATAGTATAGTTTACAGAGAAGTACAATATTAACTATTCTGCAGTATACTCTACCCCAAAGCCCCGAGGAAATCTTTTTAACTTGGGGATCTGTAGCCTGCTTCCAGAGATGGTGAAGATCCTCTACATGTCCATGAGATGTCATCATTTTGTTGTAAATGCAGGGATGATATGGAGCCTTTCcttccccagaaaaaaatacatggtaCTGTGGTACAATTCCCATTTTATTGGCACAGAGGCCCATGAAGACATCATCTATATAAAGGCTTGTATTGAGAGTCAGTGAAGCCTCGTATACTTTAGCCGCTACATCGCTTGATATTACATATGCAGCCCCTGCTGTGTAGTCAGGATAAGAGGGCCACTGGTACATTTCATATGGAACATAGTATTTGCTAGTCTTGTCTCTTACGGGAGGGGATCCACGATGAACACGGCCAATCCAGAGATCTTGAACACCCATTTGTGCTAGGCTTTGGAGATAGGCAACAAGATTTGGCATATGGATAAATATATCATCATCTGCAGACATAATAAACCTGGCATGAGGACAGTAGGCATTCACCCAGCTAAACTGTAGAAGTAATTTAAGAGTAAGATTGTGAAAAGTATCCAAGAAATCTTGCTGAATCAAGTCATTGTATTTCTGGTCTTCCAAATAtagttttctttgctgcagaTGATCTGAGGGTCGTCCTAAAGCAAACAGAGTTTTAATATTGGCATTAAGTTGAGAGCGAACATATTTCTCATTTCCCCAAGTTCGTCGAATTGCATCCCTCCGATGATGGTTTTCAGGAGAAGTCTTCACAAACAACAGGAGGAGGACATCCTGCTGTTGACATTTCTCTCTGTGGTTGATCAAGTACTGGTAGCTTGATACTCTGTCCAGGTCTTCCCTGTTGACAGACAGgctttcatttacaaaattgTAGCTATTTATGAGGTATCTGTATGAATAGGACTTCATATGGCTTACAATGCGATTATCAAATGGTCCCCAAAAAATCATGAGACATAGTATGAAACAAGTGGCAAATAACTGCAAAAACTGGCATTTTCTGACTCTTCTAGGACTAACAAACATTCTGATGCAGTTCTTGTAATCCTTATTCCTGTTCAGGATCAGTGTTTTTAGAGTGCCCGTGTTTTAGCTTGAGAGCACAGTGTCACCCCTTCAGGATAAGTGTCTACTGTAAGGCATATTGTCTTTCATTCAGTATCCTTGTAAAGCCAGCTTCCTTCACAGATTTCACAAGTCATATTTctcaaaaagatttttcttctgttggaaGAGTGCAGACAGTTTTGAAAGATGGGACTTGCAGATGAGGTTTTTCCCTTTGTGGCATCTTAAAGTGAACACTAGTTCCAGTCAGATCTTCTTACTTGCTGATTTTCTTCATGAAGATTAATACCTACCAAATATaagaagaggagggagggaagataagaagaggagggagggaagttTCAGTGAGTTGCTATTAACCTATCTGGTTTTATGTTTCTGTCAGGGAGACTGACTTTACTGAGACATTCCCTATCACCACTCACCTACATAaccgcccccctcccctcaaAAACCAGCAACAAGCTAGAGGCTGTCAGTAGCCCAAAACTTCCCTGAAGTTaggaaaggagagggggaaGCTGATGCAGAGGCTTCAGTTCTGACACAAGAAACTCTTAGGAAAACCCACCACCATTAACCAGATGACATGTTGTTTAAATTCTTTAAGCTAGGAAGCAAGCCACACACTGTACAAATGACTGAGTTTACAAGCTgtctttgggcagcctgttgaAGAGTGAGGTCCACACGGACACCAGTAACAGTTCCCCGGTGTCAGAGGGCCAGGCCCACCAAAACAGCCAGAGCTAGCCACTAGGCCTCGCCTCCCTCATCCCCACCACAGGTCCCTCAGGCAGCCATCCTCCCCTCACCACCACCCCACCTTGTCCAGGCTCTCAGCAAGAGGTACCGGGGACAACGGGGGCTGCCCTTGTTCCCATTTGGGAGAGGGACACAGAAGTGCAGGCAAAGCGGGGCTGTCGCCACCTCAGCGCAGCCCCACAGAGCTCCTCACAGCCAGCAATAATGGCGGAGCCAGGCCACCAACCCTGTGTGGCACTCTGAGGAGAATGGCGGGAAGGGGCCACCGCCGCTTTGCTCCCCCTGACCACAGCCAGGGTAGCACTGCACCAGCTTCATCCAGTGCCTTCCTGCCCCAGCCATGGAGCCCCTGGTTGCCTGGCAGGCAGGGTGCCATTCTCCCAGCTTGACCCTATGGGCAGGCTTGTAGAAAGTAAGCCGCCATTTCAGCCTGCCAGAGCATGACTGAAATGAGATATTAACAGAACTGCACTCCAGTGACACTCATTACCAAACACTCCATGTATTATCCTAAGACCTGTACTTCCTAGCCAGTGGTACGATAGAGATTATCTGCAACCTAAACTCAGGTGAAGACACAGGTTATGCAGCAGgttgcagcagctggggccaCAAACTCCTGCTCAGTTAGGCACCTCAGTCACAGCTACAGCTGCTAATACCAGACAGCTACCATCACAAGGCTACCCTCACTGACACCAGCTAGGGTCTTAGTAAAGAATCTAAAAACCACAAAGCCACACAAATCCGGCCTTCTTGCCCTGCAGTTTCTGTAAGTCGGTTCTTATGCAGGGGAGACTAGACTCCAGCTACACTAAACAAGAACATCCCAGAAGAGCAGTTACCTGCTCTTCCCATGAAAACCGGGGGTGAACTCTCAGAGCCGGAAATGTAGGACTAGCACACACTGTAAGTAAGGTACCCCATTAGCTAAGCACTTAGTGCAGGCAAACACAACCTCTGAAGCAAGAGAACATGAGCTATTGCTATTTATTATGTTAGAAGTTATGTGCAACACAAGCattttgagaaattattttaccCATTGGAGGTCTTGCAACTAGACAGTATTAGGAGAAACTGACTAGATAGCAATAGTAAAAGTTGATGCAATTTTGTGGTGTAGTAATCTAATGCAGGGAGGAGGGCTGAGTGCTCAAAATGGAAACCATGGACTGGTACAGTTGAAACTTGCAGACTGCAGTGCATAACAGAAAAGCTGTATGGGCAGTTTGGTGAATAACAATCAGTCAGCACTTTTTATAGTATCAGTTTaatgtttccaaaatgaaacGGGTTTAAGTTAAACAATGCACCTCAGAGTTATAAAGTCAGCAACTTTATATAGAATGCTACTGCAAAGCTTACTCTTGTTTCAGATGAAACAGACAAGAAACTGGACtgtcacagaaacacagaagtttGATAATTTCTGTTAGGGAAGTAGGTCTGAAAATATCTACTACTTCCTGAAAATGAGGATAAGTTTTAGTTTTCTCCTCTGTCCTACATGCTTATGTGCACTTTTCTCCAAGAAGTCTGCACTCTGCATGAAGTTGGCCAGATAACATAAATGCTGCAGCACTGTAAACTGAATTGGGTGAGGCAAAGTGTACATCAACTTGTTGACATATATAGCAGGTgtcatgaaaaggaaagaaaagtagagTTGCACTGTAAAGCCTTTAGCAATATCCAGTCAtcagcagagaggaggaaaaataaaggtgacTCAGCTGAAGTGGTTAGGTTACCCACTGCCATCAGGATAGCTTAAAAACAGCTGACTGACTTCTCAGGAGTAGAGGCAGCACAAGACAAAGTACCTGTACTTACCAAGTTCAGAAATCCTAGTTACCACGTACAACTTTTTTGGATTGTACTTTGATAACAGGTTTTGGCAAAAGTCTGCAATTGCCCATGTCATCTGGGCAAAGGAAGAAGTGAAAGAACAATCAACACCGAAGTATTAACTTGAGACTACTAGTGAGGCTAACCTATGTGACAGTTGTCACTACTAGGGAAGACTAAATACACCTCAGAAAAATCCCTACCAAAGTATCTGTGCAAACAGCTTTAATTTACGGAGAAGATACAGGGGTGAGATTTGAGCATAGATCAAGTCTTCTGCTCTCCAGTATCACCTCCAAAAAGAGAGATgctggaaagattttttttttaattcttcatgttgtcctttgaggaaaaaaagtaaacccTAAAATCAACTTCAAGGCTATAAGTTGAGTCTCATTTGCTCTATTCCAGGGGAATTAAATCAGCATTTAGCAGAGAGAATTTGTTAAGAATCCTCCTCAGAAACACGTCCTTCATAAAACTTAAGTGCAATTATAGATAACCAGTACTGATGACATTTAAAGGGgcttccttccccccccaccctgcctccctcaaaaacaaacaaaaaaaagcccagaGACTTGCAAAGGTACTGATTCCCTAGAATCACTGTCACTGAAAGAACTTCATAGACATTCACAATACTGATCCTTTGGATTAGTTATGCCCTCCTCCCCTTAACAGCTGGCTCAACCTGTACCACACAGAAGCTATTTATTGACAATGGATTCTTaattctgagggaaaaaaaaaaaaaaaaaaaaagccttcttccTAGGAAGAGGAAACTGTGGGACAGAGATAAAACCCTGCTTGACAGTCATTTTCCAGACCATAATTAAGGTGTTTTTGCCTCTTGGTGTGCATTCTCTTACTTGTGGCTTGGAAGCTTTTAGATGTTCTGAGATTGgagacagactgggagaacCATGCACCCGTACAGTTCCTGTAGctgccttcccttcaggtatATCTAAAAAGACAACTGTGTGGTCCTCCCCCAGTTAGAAGTACTGAAAGGTTTTTTCACCCTGCAGCAACCCTACTTTTCCTAGATAGGTCTGTTTATTTAACCTGTTGGTATTACCCTAAGCACAACTGTGTCATTTGAATGAAGCAACTGTTCACAGCTCGGTACTTTGCATTCTGTAAATACTCTAGCTCCATTTTCATCCCAGAAGTGTTACACAATAGAAGGCCTTCATGATGATTTGTGGAGTGAACACTGAAAAGCAGATCCATAGGGAGCTACTTTCAGTGTCCACAGAAGTCAGTATTTGAAAGAAGTTAGTGTGAAGTTAATTTTGGGATAGAAAtagaacagttttgttttggaaagtcCAGTGAGGAGACAGAGGAGATTAAAGAAACAGACACCTCAGACATGAAACACAGACACttgtgggagggaccccagaGAAAACTCCCACAGGAGAGACTGCCCAACACAAAAGATTCCATACCATCACCCTGAGAGAAACTGAAACCCAAGAAGAGACCAGCTGAGAGCACCCAGAGGGAACATTCCCTCACCCCCAACTACAACGTTTGTGGTACAATACAAAGGCTGGGCTTCAATTCATCTGTAATCAATTTGACACAGCACACCCCCAAATCACATCTGGTTTTAGAACAAAGATTATTTGATCATCAGGTATACTTCTGCCctgtgcagaaggaaagaaacatggGATAGTTCAGATCACAAGCAGCTTTCTCAAGCAATGCAGGATATTCTAATAAACACTTCAGAgcttctttttaaggaaaaaaaaaaaaaaaacactaccaccAGCTTGTAGCAACAGTCCCTTTCTTATCAAATCTTGCATGGTATTTGGAAAGACTTAAACTTGGCCATCTTACTGGAGATAAGAGTAATTGGTTACTTAAAGGATGAATGAATGACAAGGATTTCCCTGCTTAGTTACATACAGACAGAATCAGCTGTTCAGATTAAGGATATTTCTAGCTACAATCAATTTTGTTTCATCCAAATGCCAGCTTTGGTGCCCACATTATCCCTTTTATTTGGCTTGCAGCATATGACAGAAAGACCtcaaggaagcagcagcccttcagcaaactcaaatatttatgaagttaAATGCTCATTCTTGGCTGTTCCAGAGAACAGCTAATTAGTTTAAGGGTGCAGTTCCATGCGATTGAGCTCAATAAAAAGGTTACTGCTGCCAGCTGAGGATGGCCTTACACTCATTCATTCTTCATCCCTGACCTCTCATCACCACCACACAGACCTCCTGCAGCTTTCATCAGCTCTGAAGCTTATGTAGTCGCTCAGCAAATCAAGTTCAGTTCATTCCTTCCAAACTCTTCCTCAAAAACCAACCTGTTGAAACAGTGAAGTAACAGCAAGCAATTTGGGTCAGGCTGCGTCTAGAGGCAATACTCAGATTACAACGGGACtcaggggttttgttttgcagaaccAAAGCATTACATTCATCGTTTCTGAAGCTTTCACTTTCACCTACGGCTACTTCCAAGCTTTGCATTACTACAAGAAACTTGAAATCCTGGGATGGGCTTCTGGGCTGTAGTCAGGGCAGCCCTGTCACTGAACTACCCCAGATCAGCTTCTTTGATAGTGCTACCTTGACATTACTTCATCCTGCTAGAAGACTTCAGATGTCACAAAgaccccagctgcagcagcacttcccCTGCACTGCAGGGATGTATCCAACAGGAAGGGATAGTAGTCAGACAGCAGAGACTAAGATTAGCACAGCCTGGATTTCAGTTCAGGCGTAATTGTCAAACCTAGTGTAAGAATGAGGATGATCCTGAAAAGAATACTCTGGATTTTCTTTAGGCTTTCAAAGTCTGAACCCTGTAGCTGCTGCCTAAACAAAGAACACAAGTTTTGGCATGTTTGAGCCTTTTCATTGTTAGGTAGAATTTAAAACTTTTGCAGTGTTTGGTTTCTGAACAATTTAAGCAGTTATAATCCTTATGAAATTGAACTCCTCCATCTCCAGCAATATTTCTGTACTGCCTGCACCAGAAGACCAAAGAAAATTTAGCTTTAAGTTAACACATCAAACAAACATGTAATTGTGTTCTCATGGCTTATCACTTTCCCTTTCCTAGTAACTAGAGGCTAAGAAGGTATGTGCCTATGGTAATGGAAGCAAGGCCTGAGCTGATTTTGCTGCTCACAACTTCAGCTACAAGATTACACAACTCAGTTTCtcactattttttctgttgctggcATGTCTTCGCAAGTCATGTTATCTGGCATTTCTACCCTGGCCTATATCCTTCTCCTTTGCTCCTTTGTATTTGAAGAGTTTGTACACTAACAAGTTTCACTGAGATAGATATTCAAGTTCCTCATAAAAGCTataccaagaaagaaagaaaactgaacagaaacaaGTCATACCCAACACTATAGTGAcagatgttttagaaaaaaaaaaatgtggcaagGTCCTTAGCTGATCCTTCCTTCCTACATAGCTCACAGGCTCCAAGATTGAAGGAAAGCACAGGCATACATCCTCCAAAGAGAGCTTCATGTAGTGTCAAAACCTCCCCTGCTACACGTTGTTCTGTATAAAACTGGTGAGAGATGGGAGTCAATTGGGACAGTTACCGCTTAGGAAGAAACGTCAAGAAGATAACAATCAAAAAGAAGCAATCTAGAGTTAGAAAGAAAGTGTAGAAAGACAGGTGATAAGTATTGCATCAATAAGGAACATAAATGCAGAAGTGACATGGTTCAGTTTCAGAATCATTTAACCCATCATCAGCAATTTCACATGCAAGCTTTGCCTGTTCATTTTACTGTTCACCTGCAACCTGCAGGTAGGGTACAGTTTCCTGGAATAGTTGAGTCAGCATTAAATGCTCTTTGTGCATGCATTGAGAACTTCTCAGATTGAACAGAGACCCAATTAAGATGGACATCCAGCATCTTCCTAAGCTTGATCTTCTGTACTCGATGGTTCTGTAGTTGTTCAGTCAAGAAGAATCCCTCTATTAAAAAAGGCATTGAGGTACAGCACTCTCTCAAGGGGAActtcaaatcagaaaaaaaaaatacagcaacatgtagaaaaaaagtgaatcaaAGGCTGCAACCACTTGTTGCTCCTCATTGATCTGCAATGTTTGCAGTTGCTGAGGCAATCTCTGAAGTGTTGGTTGGCAGAGAAATTCAAAGGATGGCAAAGCATTAGATGGCAAttgagaaaagcattttagcTCCTTCAGGGTTGGAAGCAAGACATACTGTAAATGATTAGGACTGCCATGAAACAGCTAATTGCCAGCAGAGGTTTAGTTCCTAGAGATATTTATATGCGCTATAGCAATTGGGTGAAAAGGACaagaattttcttccatttcttctaaaacacagcagcatgcTTCCTAACTGCTATGAATGAATCTAAGTGGAGGCATCTgctagaaggagaaaaaggcaagCCTCCTTCCACaagctgctttcagcaggatCAGTCCCCCTGAACAGCTACTGTGCAGACAGCAGGAGAGGTATAGGACCACCCCTTTCAAACACCAGTTTACAAGGTTTTCAGTTGCTTTAACTTGCTATAGCCAATGCAGGCTATTCCCCAGACAAGCTATAAAGGAGGACTGTTTCCAAGTATAAAAGCCTACAAAATATGAATGATTTAGTAGCTCAAGGGATTTTACCTAAAATACACAAGCACTGACATGaagttctgtgattttgtgctAGATTGAGCTAGTGAAAAGAGCTAGTTCTTTGCACTGCCAGTAAGTATAATATTCTAAAGTTTCAGAGTCTGGCAGTTACATGATTGAGGCCACATGCcctcattttctgaaaaggttGACAAAGTATGTACTAACTTCCATGCAAGCAAGTCAAAGCTCCAAGAGAGCTACAAAGGCTGTAACGGTACCTATACCACAACCCAACACGTGTTTTGGCAGATAGCACCGATGAGCTCTGAGCTCTAATACCATCCTGAGCAGCAGTCTGCATTTACGCAAGCTCACTTTCATAGTGCTagtatttaaaagatgtgtcAGACTGGTACACATTCCTTTCGAATCCCGTGTGCTAAAGCAGAAGTATACACAAAACAGGCAAAGCACATTAGCTGCAGCTGTTAATAATGTTACCCACCAGTGTGAATGGCAGAGCTTGAATTTCAAAGCCACATAGGACATAGTGTTTACACACCCTGATCTGTTCAGTATAAAAAGCCAAACTGTACTCTTAGATTCACAGATAAAATCTAAGAGAACAAGCACTTTTGATAAGCATCAGTGCCACAGAAAGTTAGAGCTGCCATTTCCCGTTAATGGTGAAACATCTTTTTCATTCTACAAGGAGCCTGAAAGCATACACACATGGGACCATCATTttcttgaagaaagaaaaatgacagaaaggaaaagacagtaAGAATTACCAGAAATACATGAACTGCCATTTCACATGTTTAATAGCCACAAGTAACGTACAGGTTTCAAGAAGAGTTCTTAACCTTAAGTTGAAGTTCAAGACACGTGGTCAGCAGACTGTATTGCAGCCAACTTAGTGATGACGGCACGTAAAAACAAGCACATCGTATTTATGCTTAGACAGTAAGGAACTTGGTTGTTTGTAGTGGTGGTCAGCAAGATACTGCTTTGCTTATAATTCCTTATCTTAGGTGATTCACTGACTGCAATTACAACCAATTAAGCACACCTTGTGACTTCAAATAACATAACTCTTTGTAAAGAAACTAACACATCTGCAGCTTGTTTTTGTCTGAGTGCCAATGCCCAATTACTCAATAATTGTTTGTAAAGGTGGTTTCCCCACTGTCACTTTTTTGTTTAGTTCTCATGATTGCTGTGTAGGTACCACTTCAACAAATACTTTAAGAACTACCCCAAGCTAAGCAGTAGCAAAAAGGCTAGGTAAATACTATATAAGCTTTCCAGTGCTACTGCTACAGGCACCCATAACTATCCCACCACACATTAAGCTGTTTCCTTTTGCTAGTAGAACTTTTgtcagttaaatatttataagtAAGAGGAAAAGCAACATGGAGAGCTGTACTGCTCGGTCAGTCTAGTCCAgtgtctttcttttcagtttaacATCTCATATAGCCACAAATTAAGAATAAACATGTAATTAGTTCTGCCTGCACTGATCAGAGATTTCCTAAGCAACACGATTTTCCACCACTCATCTGCTGGCTGTCCATACCACCAGTAATAAACTTGACCAGCACCtgcttttaatttgattttttaggTCCCTTGCTAATTTTCAGGAAGGTCCATCTCCTACTGTTTGCTCTGGATCAGGAACAGTGAGACAGCTACATAACTCCTGTAACTGTGGTATGGGCCACCACAGTTATAGGGAAGGAATAAGTGTTTTTTCAAGAAGTTTTTAGTTGCAGGAAGGTCAAAACTGCTGTTAGCCCCTagaagaaactgcagaagaGCATACAGAAGCCACAGAGCCACCCCCTCCTTCCCTAAAGTtcttccaccaccaccaccctttcTATGGAGAGGGTCTGCTGTTTACCAGTATTAGCGAAAAACCCACCTGAGAATCTTGCTGaacattaaaacacacacaaaaacctcACAAAGATGTGAAGCTTTCAGAGCTCAAGTAGAAACCTCAGCTTTTGCAAGCCCAAGGTTCAGTGCTGTTAGCAGTGCAGGGCTTACCCAACAGCTGCCAGGCGGTGAAAGGCCTTGCTACATTCTCTATCAGTTTTAATCTAATACCTAACATAAGCAGCTAAGGAGTCTGCCATGCCAGACAACATTGGAAGCAGTTGAGAAAGGCAAACAAATTTGACAAAACCTCAGGCTTCACCCCATTGcgtggagaggaggaggaagtttTAAGCAGCTATTCCACACTagcctcctccttcctcccaccaaACAGCCTAGTAACAGTAAGGAAAGACCATGCAG containing:
- the B3GNT5 gene encoding lactosylceramide 1,3-N-acetyl-beta-D-glucosaminyltransferase; this translates as MFVSPRRVRKCQFLQLFATCFILCLMIFWGPFDNRIVSHMKSYSYRYLINSYNFVNESLSVNREDLDRVSSYQYLINHREKCQQQDVLLLLFVKTSPENHHRRDAIRRTWGNEKYVRSQLNANIKTLFALGRPSDHLQQRKLYLEDQKYNDLIQQDFLDTFHNLTLKLLLQFSWVNAYCPHARFIMSADDDIFIHMPNLVAYLQSLAQMGVQDLWIGRVHRGSPPVRDKTSKYYVPYEMYQWPSYPDYTAGAAYVISSDVAAKVYEASLTLNTSLYIDDVFMGLCANKMGIVPQYHVFFSGEGKAPYHPCIYNKMMTSHGHVEDLHHLWKQATDPQVKKISSGLWGRVYCRIVNIVLLCKLYYEDTYPCSAAFS